One segment of Capnocytophaga sp. oral taxon 878 DNA contains the following:
- the hemB gene encoding porphobilinogen synthase: protein MYPLRRNRRLRVNSTIRSLVQETILSPNDFIVPLFVVEGKGIKDEIPSMPNYYRYSLDLLTNEVKELWQLGLKSVLLFVKVPDNLKDNKGAEAINPNGLMQRAIKTIKDAAPDMLVMTDVALDPYSVYGHDGIIEKGIVLNDPTVDALCQMALSHAQAGADFVAPSDMMDGRIQSIRETLEDNAFENVGIMAYSAKYASAFYGPFRDALDSAPVDEKDIPKDKKTYQMDPHNRIEALRETRMDIEEGADIVMVKPGLPYLDIVREVKNMSEVPVAVYQVSGEYAMLKAAAANGWLDHDAVMMEQLVSIKRAGADLIASYFAKDAVRLL from the coding sequence ATGTATCCATTACGACGTAACCGCCGCTTGCGTGTGAATAGTACCATACGCAGCCTTGTACAAGAGACTATTTTAAGCCCTAATGATTTTATTGTACCCTTGTTTGTAGTAGAGGGGAAAGGTATAAAAGATGAAATTCCATCGATGCCTAATTACTATCGTTATAGTCTTGATTTGCTAACTAATGAAGTAAAAGAGCTTTGGCAATTAGGACTTAAGTCAGTTCTTTTATTTGTTAAAGTACCTGATAACCTAAAAGATAACAAAGGGGCAGAAGCTATAAACCCTAATGGCTTAATGCAAAGAGCTATAAAAACAATTAAGGATGCAGCTCCTGATATGCTTGTAATGACAGATGTGGCTCTTGATCCTTATTCGGTCTATGGGCACGATGGTATTATTGAAAAAGGTATTGTGCTGAATGATCCTACAGTTGATGCTTTATGCCAGATGGCATTATCACACGCTCAAGCAGGAGCAGACTTTGTGGCTCCGAGTGATATGATGGATGGACGTATACAGTCTATTAGAGAGACTCTTGAAGATAACGCTTTTGAGAATGTAGGGATTATGGCTTATAGTGCTAAATATGCTTCGGCTTTTTATGGTCCTTTCCGCGATGCTCTTGATAGTGCGCCTGTTGATGAGAAAGATATTCCTAAGGATAAAAAGACTTATCAAATGGATCCGCATAATCGAATCGAAGCTTTGCGTGAGACTCGTATGGATATTGAAGAAGGTGCCGATATAGTAATGGTTAAACCAGGATTGCCTTACCTTGACATTGTACGTGAAGTGAAGAATATGAGCGAAGTACCTGTAGCAGTGTATCAAGTATCAGGAGAATATGCTATGCTAAAGGCTGCAGCTGCAAATGGTTGGCTTGATCACGATGCCGTAATGATGGAACAGCTTGTTAGCATTAAGCGTGCTGGAGCTGATCTTATAGCAAGTTACTTTGCTAAAGATGCTGTAAGATTACTTTAG
- a CDS encoding cytochrome c, translating into MKKHFLTLTTIALLTACGGGANNNNNTESNNGTQASTSAPATSAPVAPAADFPDWQNNKGVNPITLNPPLSDTPDAALAAKGEEIFNSYCISCHRPKKRLTGPAMIGLFDRRTPEWVMNMILVPNKMEQQDPIAKKLVEEYKSLMLDQHLTEQQAREVLEYLRTIK; encoded by the coding sequence ATGAAAAAACACTTTTTAACACTCACCACTATAGCTCTTTTAACCGCTTGCGGAGGAGGTGCGAACAACAATAATAATACTGAGAGTAATAATGGTACACAAGCAAGCACTTCAGCTCCTGCGACTTCTGCCCCTGTAGCTCCTGCTGCTGATTTTCCTGACTGGCAGAACAACAAAGGAGTAAATCCTATTACGCTAAATCCACCTCTTTCTGACACTCCTGATGCTGCTCTTGCAGCTAAAGGTGAAGAGATATTTAACTCTTATTGTATTTCTTGTCATCGTCCTAAAAAACGACTTACAGGTCCCGCTATGATAGGTTTGTTTGATAGACGTACCCCTGAATGGGTAATGAATATGATCCTCGTACCTAATAAAATGGAACAGCAAGACCCTATTGCTAAAAAACTAGTTGAAGAGTACAAAAGCTTGATGCTAGATCAGCATCTTACTGAGCAACAAGCTCGCGAAGTATTAGAATACCTACGAACAATAAAGTAA
- a CDS encoding YceI family protein — translation MKKMTLCLATIAAVALTSCNNTTNNQNTNTQTVTTEQTTTPEAVEGGFAYKVSPISVVEWVGTKPAGKHNGTINVTAGGVDVENGVITKGEFVMDMNTITVLDLEAGKGKEDLEAHLKGTDPEKVDHFFNVKEYPTATFVFKSFDGKTLTGDLTVKGKTKEVSFPATVTITDTKLAIDSEPFKINRVDFGVNYGSKSVFDNLKDKFINDDIELVVKAKLTK, via the coding sequence ATGAAAAAAATGACACTTTGTTTGGCAACTATTGCCGCTGTAGCCTTAACAAGCTGCAACAACACCACTAACAACCAAAACACTAATACACAGACTGTAACTACTGAACAAACTACAACGCCTGAGGCTGTAGAGGGAGGGTTTGCTTATAAAGTAAGTCCTATCTCGGTAGTGGAGTGGGTAGGCACAAAACCTGCTGGGAAACACAATGGTACTATTAACGTTACTGCTGGAGGTGTGGATGTAGAAAATGGAGTTATTACTAAAGGTGAGTTTGTAATGGATATGAATACCATTACTGTACTTGACTTAGAAGCTGGGAAAGGGAAAGAAGACCTTGAGGCACATCTTAAAGGTACTGACCCAGAAAAAGTAGATCACTTTTTTAACGTAAAAGAATATCCTACCGCTACTTTTGTATTTAAGAGTTTTGATGGTAAAACGCTTACTGGAGACCTTACTGTAAAAGGTAAGACTAAAGAGGTTTCGTTTCCAGCAACTGTTACTATTACCGATACTAAATTGGCTATTGACTCGGAGCCATTTAAGATTAATCGTGTAGATTTTGGCGTGAACTATGGTTCAAAATCAGTATTTGATAATTTGAAGGACAAATTTATTAATGATGATATTGAATTGGTAGTAAAAGCAAAACTTACTAAATAA
- a CDS encoding hemolysin family protein yields MIDPVSVVIILITLVLSAFFSGFEIAYVSSNKVHVEILKKQEGIIANVLTKLTCKPSKLLATMLVGNNVALVVYGFEMGKVMTAMLPPFFQNVVWHTVISTLIILITAEFMPKVFFQIYANQLLKVFALPAYFFYLLFYPFSSFVMWISDFVLKVFFKTKGDYVPLSFSKIELVDYISEQMENAPEKNEVDSEVQMFQNALEFSGVKAREIMIPRTELVAVELNETIEKLIATFVSSGFSKILIYKENIDDILGYVHSFDMFKKPKNIKDVLIPIVNIPETIQINEVLNLLTRKRKSMAVVLDEYGGTSGIVTLEDIVEELFGEIEDEHDKEKFIEERISMNEYLFSARLKVEYLNETYRLEIPESEEYETLGGFILVHTEEIPIQGEVIQIPPFIITIESCSQTKIEKVKLCIKEE; encoded by the coding sequence ATGATTGACCCTGTTTCTGTTGTTATTATTCTTATAACACTTGTACTTTCAGCTTTTTTTTCGGGCTTTGAGATAGCATACGTGTCATCTAACAAAGTACACGTTGAAATTTTAAAAAAGCAAGAAGGTATTATTGCAAATGTACTAACCAAGCTAACATGTAAGCCATCAAAACTGCTGGCTACTATGCTAGTAGGAAATAATGTAGCTTTGGTAGTGTATGGCTTTGAAATGGGGAAAGTTATGACTGCAATGTTACCGCCTTTTTTTCAAAATGTAGTATGGCATACGGTTATTTCAACCCTTATTATACTTATTACAGCTGAGTTTATGCCAAAGGTATTCTTTCAGATTTACGCAAACCAATTGCTGAAAGTATTTGCCTTGCCTGCATACTTTTTTTATTTGCTTTTTTATCCTTTTTCAAGCTTTGTAATGTGGATTTCAGACTTTGTGCTGAAAGTTTTCTTCAAAACAAAAGGAGATTATGTGCCTTTGTCATTTAGTAAAATAGAGTTGGTAGATTATATTTCGGAGCAAATGGAAAATGCCCCTGAGAAGAATGAGGTAGATAGTGAGGTACAGATGTTTCAGAATGCTTTGGAATTTTCGGGAGTAAAAGCACGTGAGATTATGATACCCCGCACAGAGCTGGTGGCAGTAGAGCTAAATGAAACTATAGAGAAGCTGATAGCTACTTTTGTATCATCTGGATTTTCAAAAATACTGATATATAAAGAAAATATTGATGATATTTTAGGTTATGTACACTCATTTGATATGTTCAAAAAACCTAAGAATATTAAGGATGTGCTCATACCAATAGTAAATATACCCGAAACAATCCAAATTAATGAAGTACTAAACCTACTGACTCGTAAGCGCAAAAGTATGGCAGTAGTATTGGATGAATATGGAGGTACCTCGGGAATTGTAACTTTAGAAGATATAGTAGAGGAGCTTTTTGGAGAGATTGAAGACGAACATGACAAAGAGAAATTCATTGAGGAGAGAATATCAATGAACGAGTACTTATTTTCGGCACGTTTAAAGGTAGAATACTTAAATGAGACTTATCGGTTAGAAATACCTGAAAGTGAAGAGTATGAAACGCTAGGAGGCTTTATTTTAGTGCACACTGAAGAAATACCTATACAAGGAGAAGTAATACAAATACCACCTTTTATAATAACTATTGAATCATGTTCACAAACTAAGATAGAAAAGGTAAAGCTCTGCATAAAAGAAGAATAA
- a CDS encoding YqiA/YcfP family alpha/beta fold hydrolase → MKILYLHGLDSTLQEDRRTVLSTYGQICAPELDYRNSPNLLSVLSEEYADVTVIIGSSAGGLVGYYLAQALLKPCLLFNPAMTYQDQVPTKVEPNPHYAAYMQVVIGLQDSVINPWESLEALKNNLQLRQPAEIHLINTMAHSYPIGIFEQEVRKFFEKIKR, encoded by the coding sequence ATGAAAATACTTTACCTTCACGGGTTGGATAGCACGCTTCAAGAAGATAGGCGTACAGTGCTTTCGACTTATGGACAAATATGCGCTCCTGAGTTGGACTATAGGAATAGTCCGAACTTACTGAGTGTTTTGAGTGAGGAATATGCAGATGTAACAGTAATTATAGGTTCCAGTGCTGGGGGATTGGTGGGTTATTACTTGGCACAAGCGCTTTTGAAGCCTTGCTTGTTATTTAACCCAGCTATGACTTATCAAGATCAAGTGCCTACGAAAGTAGAACCTAATCCTCATTATGCTGCCTATATGCAGGTGGTGATAGGCTTGCAAGATAGTGTGATAAACCCTTGGGAATCACTTGAAGCGCTTAAGAATAACTTACAGTTGCGCCAGCCAGCAGAAATACACCTGATAAACACGATGGCGCATAGTTACCCCATAGGTATATTTGAACAAGAAGTAAGAAAATTCTTTGAAAAAATAAAAAGATAA